From a single Bacillota bacterium genomic region:
- a CDS encoding DUF1801 domain-containing protein — protein sequence MPSPMLASLTIRLVEACSLLCYFKAFKTHVNLGFFRGSEMADPSKLLEGSGDKMRHLKIKGLNEINEELIKELIATAVKLNISGE from the coding sequence ATGCCCTCGCCGATGCTAGCTTCCTTAACAATCCGATTGGTGGAGGCTTGTTCACTGCTCTGTTATTTTAAGGCTTTCAAAACCCATGTTAATCTTGGCTTTTTCCGTGGCTCAGAAATGGCTGACCCCAGCAAACTGCTTGAAGGAAGCGGCGACAAGATGCGGCATCTTAAGATTAAGGGCCTGAACGAAATTAACGAGGAACTGATTAAAGAGCTGATAGCAACAGCTGTTAAGCTAAACATTTCTGGAGAATAG
- a CDS encoding zinc ribbon domain-containing protein → MPAYDFKCQDCETVYEARVPMQELNKSKLPKCPRCQSTNVKQVFRSVSFNRGRSQRGGCCGPSCNC, encoded by the coding sequence ATGCCTGCTTATGATTTTAAGTGTCAGGATTGTGAAACAGTTTATGAGGCCCGCGTTCCGATGCAGGAGTTAAACAAGTCAAAGTTGCCCAAGTGTCCGCGATGTCAGTCGACCAATGTAAAGCAAGTCTTTCGCTCGGTGAGCTTTAACCGCGGGCGTTCGCAGCGAGGCGGGTGTTGCGGCCCGTCATGTAATTGTTAG
- the arsA gene encoding arsenical pump-driving ATPase, with the protein MTRRFKPDNLALTRHLFFTGKGGVGKTSTACATAIALADMGKRVLIVSTDPASNLDDVFEVELGNEPTAIQGVEWLYGANLDPEKAASDYREKVVGPYRGVLPDAAVAQIEEQLSGACTVEIAAFDEFTNLLAKPEVTAEFDHVIFDTAPTGHTLRLLQLPKAWSGFLDENEHGASCLGPLSGLGDKKDLYAKTVAALADGSLTTLVLVSRPESSSFTEAERASQDLRELGVANQILIVNGLFESPTQDAVATALRQRQEQAVAAMPATLKSVSNYSIPLVPHNLTGVEHLRALFSEQKGMASDVSQSVSVPDLPGLCQLVDELAPKKQGVVMTMGKGGVGKTTIASALAVALAERGLKVHLTTTDPAAHLAQTLGAEQENGNLQLSRIDPKAEIEKYRQEVLSTVGPTLDEEGLALLKEDLESPCTEEIAVFRAFAQVVDDAEGAFIVLDTAPTGHTLLLLDAAQSYHREVQRSTGEVPESVRKLLPKLRNPDQTHVVLVTLPEATPVFEASRLQGDLRRAEIEPAWWVINQSWNDIDTTDPILVGRAKSEYPWITEVKDKLAQKCALVRWQIEEPVGWQNLKKLTGR; encoded by the coding sequence TTGACCCGACGATTTAAGCCAGATAATTTAGCCTTGACAAGACATCTGTTTTTCACCGGCAAAGGCGGCGTTGGCAAAACGTCGACTGCTTGTGCTACAGCAATCGCCTTGGCCGACATGGGCAAGCGGGTTTTGATTGTGAGCACTGATCCTGCATCCAATTTGGATGATGTCTTTGAGGTTGAGTTAGGAAATGAACCGACAGCCATTCAGGGTGTTGAATGGCTGTATGGCGCTAATCTCGATCCGGAGAAAGCGGCCTCGGACTACCGGGAGAAAGTGGTGGGGCCGTACCGGGGCGTATTGCCAGATGCGGCGGTGGCCCAGATTGAGGAGCAATTGTCCGGGGCTTGCACTGTAGAGATAGCGGCTTTCGACGAATTTACTAATCTTCTGGCTAAACCCGAAGTAACCGCGGAATTTGACCATGTTATATTTGACACTGCGCCGACAGGCCACACCTTGCGTTTACTCCAGCTGCCCAAGGCGTGGAGTGGTTTTCTGGATGAGAACGAGCATGGCGCTTCCTGTTTGGGGCCCCTGTCCGGCCTGGGAGACAAAAAAGACCTGTACGCAAAAACGGTCGCTGCCTTGGCCGACGGTTCTTTAACCACATTAGTTTTGGTTTCACGTCCCGAGAGCTCCTCATTTACAGAGGCCGAGCGGGCCAGTCAGGACTTAAGGGAGTTGGGAGTAGCAAACCAGATTTTGATCGTCAATGGCTTGTTTGAATCCCCCACCCAGGATGCTGTGGCCACTGCCTTGCGACAGCGGCAGGAACAGGCGGTAGCAGCCATGCCTGCTACCTTAAAATCTGTATCAAATTACTCCATTCCCTTGGTTCCGCATAATTTAACCGGTGTCGAACATCTACGCGCCCTTTTTTCTGAGCAGAAGGGTATGGCAAGTGATGTTTCGCAAAGTGTATCGGTGCCGGATCTTCCCGGTCTGTGCCAGCTGGTAGATGAGTTGGCGCCCAAAAAACAGGGTGTAGTCATGACCATGGGAAAAGGCGGGGTAGGCAAAACTACAATTGCCTCTGCACTCGCGGTTGCCTTGGCTGAACGTGGCTTGAAAGTTCATTTGACGACAACAGATCCTGCCGCCCATTTAGCACAAACCCTGGGGGCTGAGCAGGAGAATGGCAATTTGCAGCTAAGCAGGATTGATCCCAAGGCAGAGATTGAGAAATATCGCCAAGAGGTACTGAGCACAGTTGGCCCAACCCTTGACGAAGAGGGGTTGGCCCTGCTCAAGGAAGATTTGGAATCACCGTGTACGGAGGAAATTGCTGTATTTCGAGCCTTTGCTCAGGTAGTGGATGACGCAGAAGGGGCATTTATTGTCCTGGATACAGCGCCCACCGGACATACTTTGCTTCTATTAGATGCGGCGCAAAGTTATCATCGGGAAGTTCAGCGTTCAACCGGCGAGGTACCCGAGTCGGTTAGGAAATTATTGCCGAAATTGCGGAATCCTGACCAAACTCATGTTGTGTTGGTTACGCTACCCGAGGCAACGCCTGTTTTTGAGGCCAGTCGGCTGCAGGGTGATTTGAGGAGGGCCGAAATTGAGCCAGCCTGGTGGGTAATAAACCAAAGCTGGAATGATATCGATACAACCGACCCGATTTTGGTGGGGAGGGCAAAGTCAGAGTATCCCTGGATTACTGAAGTGAAGGATAAGTTAGCCCAAAAGTGTGCTCTCGTTAGATGGCAAATTGAGGAACCTGTCGGATGGCAGAACCTCAAGAAATTAACTGGGAGGTAG
- a CDS encoding TetR/AcrR family transcriptional regulator → MVKEASIGEGMLFYYFGSKKELFHYLIEYSL, encoded by the coding sequence ATTGTTAAGGAAGCTAGCATCGGCGAGGGCATGCTTTTTTACTACTTCGGGAGTAAAAAGGAGCTCTTTCATTACTTAATCGAATATAGTTTATAG
- a CDS encoding GNAT family N-acetyltransferase, whose protein sequence is MVSYAVKPLSPETWDDFEQLFVKHKGVRGGCWCMYHRLSSSEFNRLSKEERRERHKELTLRGKGHGLLVYDGQTPVAWCHFGPADVFIQYDRSRAYSRLAIAPEHKPDWRIACIFVDKHHRKQGLSAFTLHATMQMIRGKGGGVIEAFPLHVPGVERPSYTGSIAMYEREGFEEVCPLGVNKILMRRIMK, encoded by the coding sequence ATGGTCAGTTACGCAGTCAAACCGCTTTCGCCGGAGACCTGGGATGATTTCGAGCAGCTGTTTGTAAAACATAAGGGCGTGCGTGGTGGCTGTTGGTGTATGTACCACCGTCTTTCCTCATCGGAGTTTAATAGACTCTCCAAGGAAGAGCGGCGAGAACGTCATAAAGAGTTGACTTTACGGGGTAAGGGCCACGGCCTGCTGGTATATGACGGCCAGACTCCGGTGGCCTGGTGCCATTTTGGCCCCGCGGACGTATTTATTCAGTATGACCGCAGCCGCGCTTACTCTCGGCTTGCCATTGCCCCAGAACACAAACCAGATTGGCGGATCGCTTGCATCTTTGTCGATAAGCATCACCGCAAGCAAGGTCTCTCTGCCTTTACCCTTCATGCAACAATGCAAATGATTCGTGGAAAGGGCGGTGGTGTAATCGAAGCATTTCCACTGCATGTGCCGGGAGTAGAACGACCATCGTATACAGGGTCAATTGCAATGTATGAGCGGGAAGGCTTCGAAGAAGTGTGTCCGCTGGGGGTAAACAAAATTTTAATGCGTCGAATAATGAAGTAG
- a CDS encoding ABC transporter permease, which translates to MTTGESQAMAETMDNPAVIAMIGPAYGADNYTTGPMMAHQMLLFTALAVAVMSIMLVTRHTRGDEEDGRIEMFRSLPVGRLSNLSATMLVAVGVNLGMALIFGFGLHAMGMDGADLGGSLLYGAVLGAVGIIFAAITAFFAQLTESSRGAMGYSFATLGVLYLIRAVGDVSSEALAWFSPLGWVLRAQVYVNDYWWPILLTVAAAMIITAFALHLNSIRDLDAGFIAAKPGRKSASRYLQSPLGLAARLLRTVSIGWAVTLFVFGAAYGSVFGDMQSYYDANELIQQMLPPLEGFTITEQFMTLLMVVLAFTAAIPSLLVIFRLKGEENKNRTEHIYARAVSRSRLLGSYLFISVVLGAVMLFLAAIGMWSAAVGVMEDPVALSSFINGAMVYVPAILAMVGLAVFLVGFFPRWTSILWVYLGFAFFAGYFGELLKLPQWLLNLSVFEHVPQLPVDEMNFTVLAALTVFAIVFTGLGFAGYNRRDIFG; encoded by the coding sequence ATGACGACAGGGGAAAGCCAGGCAATGGCGGAAACCATGGATAATCCGGCAGTTATTGCGATGATTGGCCCTGCCTATGGTGCGGATAATTACACAACCGGTCCAATGATGGCACATCAAATGTTACTTTTTACTGCCCTTGCGGTTGCGGTAATGAGCATAATGCTTGTCACCAGACACACACGGGGCGATGAAGAGGACGGGCGCATTGAAATGTTCCGATCCTTGCCCGTAGGACGACTGTCAAACCTTAGCGCAACGATGCTGGTTGCAGTGGGAGTAAATCTGGGTATGGCGCTGATTTTTGGTTTTGGCCTGCATGCAATGGGCATGGACGGCGCCGACCTTGGTGGATCGCTGCTTTATGGCGCAGTCTTGGGTGCTGTCGGAATCATTTTTGCCGCGATTACTGCATTCTTTGCTCAGCTTACCGAGTCATCCCGCGGTGCCATGGGCTACTCCTTTGCCACCTTGGGTGTGTTGTATTTGATTCGGGCGGTTGGCGATGTGAGCAGCGAAGCCCTGGCCTGGTTCTCGCCCCTGGGCTGGGTGCTGCGAGCGCAAGTGTATGTAAATGATTACTGGTGGCCGATTCTACTGACTGTGGCAGCTGCCATGATAATTACGGCTTTTGCTCTGCACTTGAATTCAATTCGAGATTTGGACGCCGGATTTATTGCTGCAAAACCAGGCAGGAAAAGTGCATCCCGCTACCTGCAAAGCCCGCTGGGGCTGGCCGCACGGCTATTGCGTACAGTAAGCATTGGCTGGGCTGTTACGCTCTTTGTGTTCGGTGCCGCTTACGGCTCGGTATTCGGAGATATGCAGAGCTACTACGACGCCAATGAGCTAATCCAGCAAATGTTACCGCCACTTGAGGGATTTACGATTACCGAGCAGTTTATGACTTTGCTGATGGTAGTCCTTGCCTTCACGGCGGCAATTCCATCGCTGTTGGTCATTTTCAGACTGAAGGGAGAAGAGAACAAAAACCGCACCGAGCATATTTATGCCCGGGCCGTGTCCCGTTCCCGTTTGCTGGGTAGCTACCTGTTTATTTCTGTGGTTCTGGGCGCCGTGATGCTCTTCTTGGCTGCAATTGGTATGTGGTCGGCAGCCGTTGGTGTAATGGAGGATCCGGTAGCTCTTAGCTCATTCATCAATGGCGCCATGGTTTACGTGCCTGCCATATTGGCGATGGTTGGCTTGGCAGTGTTCCTGGTCGGCTTCTTTCCACGCTGGACTTCAATACTCTGGGTCTATCTGGGCTTTGCATTCTTTGCCGGTTATTTTGGCGAATTGTTGAAATTGCCCCAGTGGCTGCTGAATTTATCGGTATTTGAACATGTGCCCCAACTACCGGTCGACGAAATGAACTTCACTGTTCTGGCGGCCCTGACGGTGTTTGCCATTGTATTCACGGGACTTGGCTTTGCGGGCTACAACCGACGCGATATATTTGGGTAA
- a CDS encoding M20/M25/M40 family metallo-hydrolase: protein MYEEIIRPLFLRLLATQSDTNSPRETYIEEQILTWLKEQPYFYEHSDLCGMHPLADDPYHRNVVWALVKGSGDKTLVLLHHHDSIDIEDFGKLKHIALRPDELEEALRHRPLSRQTRRDLESGAWTFGRGSADMKSGAAIQLALCAHFSRQEDFPGNILLLSVPDEETISRGMLNAIPLITTLRDKYQLDYVLAINSEPYFNQSTGKAIFYEGSVGKIMPVLYVKGVKSHIAEPFDGFNPSLVLADLQKKTELNVDLCDVHNREATPPPVWVNLKDRKKAYDASIPEAATGYFNWLTFTRSPQDIVKKLYSLSRRTLRDTLIHFQDAYENYCNLTGQEPDDVSFEPRVYTFEMIYNLALENDTGLFSEAYDLFLAKLAELVRGNKITLPEATTRMIEFVTEWLDMEGPAIVIALSGPYYPHVNNQYIEKKPPLSLVDTINRFAEEKYNLTFESQAFFMGMSDLSYASWAGNNEDVELIRANSPGWDTVYHIPFDKLKTLNMPVVNIGPWGKDLHKVTERVLTEDVYERIPAIIEHLINQYLET, encoded by the coding sequence ATGTATGAAGAAATAATCCGTCCCTTATTCCTGCGCTTACTGGCGACCCAAAGCGATACCAACAGCCCACGAGAGACATATATTGAGGAACAGATTCTAACTTGGCTTAAAGAGCAGCCCTACTTCTATGAACACAGCGACCTCTGCGGCATGCATCCCCTGGCCGATGATCCATATCATAGGAATGTGGTCTGGGCCCTGGTCAAGGGTAGCGGTGATAAGACCCTCGTTTTGTTGCACCACCATGATTCCATCGACATCGAGGACTTTGGGAAGCTAAAGCATATTGCCCTACGGCCTGATGAACTTGAGGAAGCGCTGCGGCACCGCCCCCTTTCCCGCCAGACCCGGAGAGATCTTGAATCCGGCGCGTGGACCTTTGGCCGGGGCAGCGCTGATATGAAGTCGGGCGCAGCAATTCAACTGGCCCTCTGTGCGCACTTTTCCCGGCAAGAGGATTTCCCAGGCAATATCCTGCTACTCAGCGTTCCTGACGAAGAGACAATTTCCCGGGGAATGCTCAACGCTATCCCCCTGATAACTACCCTGCGGGACAAATACCAACTGGATTATGTTCTGGCAATCAACAGCGAGCCCTATTTTAATCAAAGCACGGGCAAGGCGATATTTTATGAAGGTTCGGTGGGGAAAATCATGCCGGTCCTGTATGTAAAAGGCGTGAAGAGTCATATCGCTGAACCCTTCGATGGCTTTAACCCCTCTCTGGTTTTGGCGGATCTGCAAAAGAAGACTGAGCTCAATGTGGACCTCTGTGATGTGCACAACCGGGAGGCCACCCCGCCCCCGGTTTGGGTGAACCTGAAGGACAGAAAAAAAGCCTATGACGCTTCAATCCCCGAAGCTGCCACAGGCTATTTCAACTGGCTGACCTTTACCCGCTCACCCCAGGATATTGTCAAAAAGCTCTATTCCCTGTCCCGGCGCACGCTACGGGATACGCTGATTCATTTCCAGGACGCTTATGAGAATTACTGCAACCTGACGGGACAGGAGCCAGATGATGTGTCCTTTGAACCGAGAGTCTATACGTTTGAGATGATCTATAATCTGGCCCTGGAAAACGACACCGGGTTGTTTTCTGAAGCCTATGACTTGTTCCTGGCCAAATTGGCAGAGCTTGTGCGGGGCAATAAGATTACGCTGCCGGAAGCAACGACCCGCATGATTGAATTCGTCACCGAGTGGCTTGATATGGAAGGGCCGGCAATAGTGATTGCCCTCTCCGGCCCCTATTACCCCCATGTCAACAATCAGTATATTGAGAAGAAACCTCCGCTTTCCCTGGTAGACACCATCAACAGGTTCGCGGAGGAAAAATATAACCTAACCTTTGAGTCCCAGGCATTTTTCATGGGCATGTCGGATTTGTCCTATGCCTCCTGGGCCGGCAACAACGAGGATGTGGAACTAATCAGGGCCAACAGCCCCGGTTGGGATACGGTTTATCACATCCCCTTTGACAAACTGAAGACCCTGAATATGCCGGTGGTTAATATCGGGCCCTGGGGCAAAGATCTGCATAAAGTCACGGAACGGGTCCTGACCGAGGATGTCTATGAGCGCATACCGGCAATAATTGAACACCTGATAAATCAGTATCTTGAGACCTAG
- the arsD gene encoding arsenite efflux transporter metallochaperone ArsD, which produces MKQVQVFDPAMCCSTGVCGPSVDPELTRIAAALEQLKKNGVEVIRHNLGQSPQAFAENAEVGKLLKEKGPEVLPITIVDGQVVKTGSYPTDAELDSWLGGEAGSTDNFLSAQVRELIAIGAAIASNCEPCFRYHYDQARKLGVSKQEMIEAVEVADAVKRAPARNILTLAERFLVGQPTALQGNAGCCGSDEEGCC; this is translated from the coding sequence GTGAAGCAAGTTCAAGTATTTGATCCCGCGATGTGTTGTTCGACAGGTGTTTGTGGCCCCAGTGTAGACCCGGAATTAACCAGGATTGCTGCGGCTTTGGAACAATTGAAAAAAAACGGAGTTGAAGTTATACGGCATAATTTGGGGCAGTCCCCACAGGCGTTTGCAGAGAATGCTGAAGTAGGAAAGTTGCTCAAGGAAAAGGGGCCGGAAGTATTACCGATAACCATTGTCGACGGCCAGGTGGTCAAGACAGGTAGTTATCCCACCGATGCGGAGTTAGATAGTTGGTTGGGTGGCGAGGCTGGTTCTACAGATAACTTCTTGTCCGCACAGGTGCGAGAACTGATTGCGATTGGCGCAGCAATTGCCTCTAATTGTGAGCCTTGTTTCAGATATCACTATGATCAGGCTCGAAAGCTAGGCGTCTCTAAGCAAGAGATGATTGAAGCTGTAGAAGTGGCGGATGCTGTTAAGAGGGCCCCCGCTCGAAATATCCTTACGCTTGCTGAACGCTTCCTGGTGGGGCAACCCACTGCTCTGCAGGGTAATGCCGGTTGTTGCGGCTCCGATGAAGAAGGGTGCTGCTAA
- a CDS encoding winged helix-turn-helix transcriptional regulator: MKETLAITKALADENRLRIIMMVKNQEACVCQIVEVLGFAPSTVSKHLSILKGAGLIDCHKRGRWIYYFLPKAPSATVKAALDWVMESLEDSEIIIRDSLHGKVVCEQDPGLFAKIQRER, translated from the coding sequence ATGAAAGAGACCCTGGCAATCACTAAAGCCCTAGCGGATGAAAACCGGTTGCGGATAATTATGATGGTAAAAAATCAGGAAGCATGCGTGTGTCAAATCGTGGAGGTTTTGGGGTTTGCCCCCTCCACAGTTTCTAAGCACCTGTCCATTTTAAAGGGAGCAGGCTTGATAGACTGTCATAAGCGAGGAAGATGGATATATTATTTTCTGCCTAAAGCTCCCAGTGCAACTGTCAAAGCTGCCCTGGACTGGGTCATGGAATCCTTAGAGGATAGCGAAATAATCATACGAGACAGTTTGCATGGCAAGGTTGTCTGTGAACAGGATCCTGGGCTGTTCGCGAAAATACAGCGAGAGCGTTAA